In Lacrimispora indolis DSM 755, a genomic segment contains:
- a CDS encoding NifB/NifX family molybdenum-iron cluster-binding protein translates to MKYKIAVASTDGKVVNQHFGRAEVFYIVEADSGDMTFTYVESRKAAPICRGQEHDDSQLELLAAMVEDCDYVLVSRIGAGARAALEQNQTEVFELPGYIEDSVRRLLSYTEVRKLLIDI, encoded by the coding sequence GTGAAGTATAAGATTGCAGTGGCATCAACAGACGGAAAGGTAGTCAACCAGCATTTTGGAAGAGCCGAAGTCTTTTATATCGTGGAGGCTGACAGCGGGGATATGACATTCACATACGTGGAAAGCCGTAAAGCAGCTCCCATATGCAGGGGACAGGAGCATGATGACAGTCAGCTGGAGCTTTTGGCAGCAATGGTGGAAGATTGTGATTATGTCCTGGTCAGCCGGATCGGAGCCGGTGCAAGGGCCGCCCTGGAACAGAATCAGACAGAGGTCTTTGAACTGCCGGGATATATTGAGGATTCTGTCCGAAGGCTTCTTTCTTACACAGAGGTCCGGAAATTATTGATTGATATTTAG